One genomic segment of Mycolicibacterium psychrotolerans includes these proteins:
- a CDS encoding NarK family nitrate/nitrite MFS transporter, whose translation MTVTDSDSTQAVAVAPPDTARTHRGKHWIDDWRPEDPEFWSTVGKPIARRNLTFSIFAEHIGFSVWLLWSIVVVQMTAGPGGVPAASGFALTTSQALWLVAVPSGVGAFLRLPYTFAVPVFGGRNWTVVSALLLVIPCLLLAWAVSNPDIPYPLLLLVAATAGFGGGNFASSMANISFFYPEKEKGWALGLNAAGGNVGVAVAQKVVPIVVTIGAGVTLSLAGLFYVPFAVAAAVCAFLFMNNLSEAKADVRPVWQSLRHADTWVMSLLYIGTFGSFIGYSSAFPTLLKAVFGRADIALTWAFIGAGIGSIARPFGGWLSDRIGGARITALSFAMLAVGAAIALWSVQAKNMPVFFISFMLLFVSTGIGNGSTYRMISKIFKIKGEDAGGSPETMVYMRRQAAGALGIISSVGAFGGFIVPLAYAWSNSQFGNIKPALWFYVMFFIVLLGVTWFFYLRKSTRMGQAGV comes from the coding sequence ATGACCGTCACCGACAGCGACTCGACGCAGGCAGTCGCCGTAGCGCCGCCCGATACCGCGCGAACCCACCGGGGCAAGCACTGGATCGACGATTGGCGGCCGGAAGACCCTGAATTCTGGTCGACGGTCGGTAAGCCGATCGCCCGCCGCAATCTGACCTTCTCGATCTTCGCCGAACACATCGGCTTCTCGGTCTGGCTGCTCTGGAGCATCGTCGTCGTTCAGATGACCGCGGGACCGGGCGGCGTCCCCGCCGCGTCGGGCTTCGCGCTGACGACCTCGCAGGCGCTGTGGTTGGTCGCGGTGCCCAGCGGGGTCGGAGCGTTCCTGCGATTGCCGTACACCTTCGCGGTGCCGGTGTTCGGTGGGCGCAACTGGACCGTGGTCTCCGCTCTGCTGCTCGTCATCCCGTGCCTGCTGCTGGCGTGGGCGGTCAGCAACCCGGACATTCCGTACCCGCTGCTTCTGCTCGTCGCCGCGACAGCCGGTTTCGGCGGCGGCAATTTCGCCTCCTCGATGGCCAACATCTCGTTCTTTTACCCGGAGAAGGAAAAGGGCTGGGCGCTGGGGCTGAACGCGGCAGGCGGCAACGTCGGTGTGGCGGTCGCGCAGAAGGTCGTCCCGATCGTCGTGACGATCGGCGCCGGTGTGACGCTGTCGCTGGCGGGTCTGTTCTACGTGCCGTTCGCCGTCGCTGCGGCGGTGTGCGCGTTCCTGTTCATGAACAATCTCAGCGAGGCCAAGGCTGACGTCAGGCCCGTATGGCAGTCCCTGCGCCACGCCGACACCTGGGTGATGTCGCTGCTGTACATCGGCACCTTCGGCTCGTTCATCGGGTACTCCTCGGCGTTTCCGACCTTGCTGAAAGCTGTCTTCGGTCGTGCGGACATCGCGCTGACGTGGGCGTTCATCGGGGCCGGGATCGGCTCGATCGCAAGGCCTTTCGGCGGCTGGCTGTCTGACCGCATCGGCGGCGCACGCATCACGGCGCTGAGCTTCGCGATGCTCGCGGTAGGCGCCGCGATCGCGCTCTGGTCCGTGCAGGCCAAGAACATGCCCGTGTTCTTCATCAGCTTCATGCTGCTGTTCGTCTCCACCGGGATCGGCAACGGTTCGACGTACCGCATGATCTCCAAGATCTTCAAGATCAAGGGTGAGGACGCCGGCGGGTCGCCGGAGACGATGGTGTACATGCGTCGTCAGGCGGCAGGCGCCCTCGGCATCATCTCCTCGGTCGGGGCGTTCGGCGGCTTCATCGTGCCGCTGGCGTACGCGTGGTCGAACTCGCAGTTCGGCAACATCAAGCCGGCGCTGTGGTTCTACGTGATGTTCTTCATCGTGTTGCTCGGCGTCACGTGGTTCTTCTACCTGCGCAAGAGCACCCGGATGGGGCAGGCCGGGGTGTGA
- a CDS encoding universal stress protein: MIVVGYTADQFGHAALEHGIAEATLRGTDLYVINATSGESYVDSRFAGQDEVHDVEARLAECGVAYELAQPVGVDAAEELLTAMNRDDAQLLVVGIRHRSPVGKLLLGSVAQKLILECPKPVLAVKPPEE, from the coding sequence GTGATTGTTGTGGGATACACCGCGGATCAGTTCGGCCACGCCGCCCTCGAGCACGGTATCGCCGAGGCGACGCTGCGAGGCACCGATCTCTACGTCATCAACGCGACGTCGGGCGAGTCGTACGTCGACTCCCGCTTCGCCGGACAGGACGAGGTGCACGACGTCGAGGCCCGGCTCGCCGAATGCGGGGTCGCCTACGAACTCGCCCAGCCGGTGGGGGTCGACGCCGCCGAGGAACTGCTGACCGCGATGAACCGTGACGACGCGCAGCTGCTGGTGGTCGGTATCCGGCACCGCAGCCCGGTCGGCAAGCTGCTGCTGGGCAGTGTCGCGCAGAAGCTGATCCTCGAGTGCCCGAAGCCGGTGCTGGCGGTCAAACCGCCGGAGGAGTGA
- a CDS encoding Rieske (2Fe-2S) protein has protein sequence MSDLGVSIDVGPVDLVPPGEGRTFAVDGTQVAVFRLRDGSLRAIDAVCPHRGGPLADGLTDDCVVVCPLHGHTFDMASGSETSGADLSVRSYPVEVVDGAIRVTFWPVTPPAV, from the coding sequence ATGAGCGATCTGGGCGTGAGCATCGACGTCGGACCGGTCGACCTGGTGCCCCCCGGCGAGGGCCGTACGTTCGCGGTGGACGGCACTCAGGTGGCGGTCTTCCGGCTCCGCGACGGGTCGCTGCGTGCGATCGACGCCGTCTGCCCGCACCGAGGCGGACCGCTCGCCGACGGGCTGACCGATGACTGCGTGGTGGTGTGCCCGCTGCACGGCCACACCTTCGACATGGCTTCCGGCAGTGAGACATCCGGCGCCGACCTGTCGGTGCGCAGCTACCCGGTCGAGGTGGTCGACGGCGCCATCCGCGTCACGTTCTGGCCCGTCACTCCTCCGGCGGTTTGA